One segment of Purpureocillium takamizusanense chromosome 7, complete sequence DNA contains the following:
- a CDS encoding uncharacterized protein (EggNog:ENOG503NY2M~COG:U~TransMembrane:12 (i28-53o73-93i105-126o132-150i162-184o190-210i276-297o309-328i340-360o366-390i411-432o444-463i)) gives MSTMARSIRAKVTRQGERPVLLDIRSSTLLIVFTVAMAIFTDLFPYAVIVPVLPYALPERTGVPRDSVQRWMSVSLAAFGASVLVFSPIWGVLADRIQSRRAPMLAGLFLLGASTLLLTLMNSVAMMVAGRVLQGMTGALTWAVGLALVVDTVDPKHIGQAMGWIGTSMSWAALSAPLLGGVVYGKGGWYQVWAMCYALIAGDIVLRFVIIEKKRAKKWQTVESEPVSRSTTDDKEKEQSSSQSADRDPEASLTPAPGTGQVTLGGILRMLKNPRLIAAFWGCVVESSIQTAFDAIIPLQVETLFGWDSIGAGLIFLPFIIPTFLSPVAGSLGDRYGAKWLTTFGFFLSTPFLICLRFVSENTIQHKVMLCGLLFGIGLGITCTMGPLMAEISWSMKDNRKESQLEREPIALAYALYNVAYAVGCMVGPLLGGFIRDQHGWPTVGWALAILTSFTGVTQLLWIGGPLKLRSQRLAPTAEAL, from the exons ATGTCCACCATGGCACGCAGCATCCGGGCCAAGGTGACCAGGCAGGGCGAACGCCCGGTTCTTTTGGATATTCGGTCGTCAACTCTGCTCATCGTCTTTACCGTGGCAATGGCGATTTTCACT GACCTCTTCCCTTATGCCGTCATCGTGCCTGTGCTGCCCTATGCACTCCCCGAGCGCACCGGAGTCCCTCGAGACTCAG TGCAGCGGTGGATGTCAGTGTCGCTGGCAGCGTTCGGCGCCTCCGTTTTAGTATTCTCAC CAATATGGGGAGTTCTTGCCGACAGAATACAgagccgacgagcgccgaTGCTGGCGGGCCTCTTCCTATTAGGCGCGTCAACCCTGCTTCTGACGCTGATGaacagcgtcgccatgatggtgGCCGGCCGCGTGCTGCAGGGCATGACTGGTGCCTTGACCTGGGCGGTTGGCTTGGCTCTAGTCGTCGACACGGTTGACCCCAAACACATTGGCCAGGCAATGGGTTGGATAGGGACGTCGATGAGCTGGGCCGCcctgtcggcgccgctgctcggAGGTGTCGTGTATGGAAAGGGCGGGTGGTACCAGGTCTGGGCCATGTGCTATGCCCTTATCGCCGGCGATATCGTATTGCGATTCGTTATCATCGAAAAGAAGCGTGCGAAAAAGTGGCAGACGGTCGAATCCGAGCCGGTTTCCCGCAGCACAACCGACGACAAGGAAAAGGAACAGTCCTCGTCGCAGTCAGCCGATCGAGATCCCGAGGCATCGCTGACTCCCGCCCCGGGCACCGGGCAAGTCACTCTTGGGGGTATACTCAGGATGTTGAAGAACCCCAGGCTCATCGCCGCGTTCTGGGGATGTGTGGTAGAGTCGTCCATCCAGACAGCGTTTGATGCCATCATTCCGCTTCAGGTAGAAACTCTCTTTGGCTGGGACTCGATTGGAGCTGGACTCATCTTCCTGCCATTCATCATACCAACCTTCCTCAGCCCCGTAGCTGGATCGTTGGGGGACCGATACGGGGCAAAGTGGTTGACCACGTTtggcttcttcctctccacTCCGTTTCTCATCTGCTTGCGCTTCGTGTCGGAGAACACGATACAGCACAAGGTGATGCTTTGCGGACTCTTGTTTGGCATCGGACTTGGAATAACTTGCACCATGGGACCTCTAATGGCAGAGATCAGCTGGTCAATGAAGGACAACAGGAAAGAGTCGCAGTTGGAGCGGGAGCCAATTGCACTTGCGTACGCGCTGTACAACGTCGCGTATGCCGTTGGCTGCATGGTCGGCCCGCTCCTGGGAGGGTTCATCAGGGATCAACACGGCTGGCCCACGGTAGGATGGGCCCTGGCCATTCTGACGTCCTTCACGGGTGTCACTCAGCTGCTGTGGATAGGGGGACCGCTGAAGCTGCGTAGCCAAAGGCTGGCACCGACAGCCGAGGCCTTGTGA
- the cdc42 gene encoding GTPase Cdc42 (EggNog:ENOG503NUXM~COG:U) has product MTVVATIKCVVVGDGAVGKTCLLISYTTNKFPSEYVPTVFDNYAVTVMIGDEPYTLGLFDTAGQEDYDRLRPLSYPQTDVFLVCFSVTSPASFENVREKWFPEVHHHCPGVPCLIVGTQVDLRDDPSVREKLARQKMTPVRREDGERMAKELGAVKYVECSALTQFKLKDVFDEAIVAALEPPMPKKKSHKCLVL; this is encoded by the exons ATGACCGTCGTTGCGACCATCAA gtgcgtcgtcgttggtgaCGGTGCTGTGGGCAAGACGTGCCTCCTCATCAGCTACACCACCAACAAATTTCCCTCGGAATATGTCCCGACCGTCTTTGACAACTATGCGGTCACGGTTAT GatcggcgacgagccatATACTCTCGGCTTGTTCGATACTGCAGGTCAAGAGGACTATGACAGACTTCGACCTCTCTCCTACCCACAGACCGATGTTTTCCTCGTCTGCTTCAGTGTCACATCACCCGCATCGTTCGAGAACGTCCGCGAGAAGTGGTTCCCCGAGGTGCACCACCACTGTCCCGGCGTCCCCTGCCTCATTGTAGGCACCCAGGTCGACTTGCGCGACGACCCCAGCGTTAGGGAGAAGTTGGCGAGGCAGAAGATGACCCCGGTTCGGAGAGAAGATGGCGAGCGcatggccaaggagctcggcgctgTCAAGTACGTGGAGTGCAGCGCGCTCACGCAGTTCAAGCTGAAGGATGTGTTTGACGAG GCGATTGTTGCTGCGCTTGAACCGCCCAtgcccaagaagaagtcaCACAAGTGTCTCGTCCTATAA
- a CDS encoding uncharacterized protein (TransMembrane:9 (n4-15c23/24o33-58i93-113o119-139i205-226o238-257i269-289o295-319i340-361o373-392i)~EggNog:ENOG503NY2M~COG:U) yields MSVSLAAFGASVLVFSPIWGVLADRIQSRRAPMLAGLFLLGASTLLLTLMNSVAMMVAGRVLQGMTGALTWAVGLALVVDTVDPKHIGQAMGWIGTSMSWAALSAPLLGGVVYGKGGWYQVWAMCYALIAGDIVLRFVIIEKKRAKKWQTVESEPVSRSTTDDKEKEQSSSQSADRDPEASLTPAPGTGQVTLGGILRMLKNPRLIAAFWGCVVESSIQTAFDAIIPLQVETLFGWDSIGAGLIFLPFIIPTFLSPVAGSLGDRYGAKWLTTFGFFLSTPFLICLRFVSENTIQHKVMLCGLLFGIGLGITCTMGPLMAEISWSMKDNRKESQLEREPIALAYALYNVAYAVGCMVGPLLGGFIRDQHGWPTVGWALAILTSFTGVTQLLWIGGPLKLRSQRLAPTAEAL; encoded by the exons ATGTCAGTGTCGCTGGCAGCGTTCGGCGCCTCCGTTTTAGTATTCTCAC CAATATGGGGAGTTCTTGCCGACAGAATACAgagccgacgagcgccgaTGCTGGCGGGCCTCTTCCTATTAGGCGCGTCAACCCTGCTTCTGACGCTGATGaacagcgtcgccatgatggtgGCCGGCCGCGTGCTGCAGGGCATGACTGGTGCCTTGACCTGGGCGGTTGGCTTGGCTCTAGTCGTCGACACGGTTGACCCCAAACACATTGGCCAGGCAATGGGTTGGATAGGGACGTCGATGAGCTGGGCCGCcctgtcggcgccgctgctcggAGGTGTCGTGTATGGAAAGGGCGGGTGGTACCAGGTCTGGGCCATGTGCTATGCCCTTATCGCCGGCGATATCGTATTGCGATTCGTTATCATCGAAAAGAAGCGTGCGAAAAAGTGGCAGACGGTCGAATCCGAGCCGGTTTCCCGCAGCACAACCGACGACAAGGAAAAGGAACAGTCCTCGTCGCAGTCAGCCGATCGAGATCCCGAGGCATCGCTGACTCCCGCCCCGGGCACCGGGCAAGTCACTCTTGGGGGTATACTCAGGATGTTGAAGAACCCCAGGCTCATCGCCGCGTTCTGGGGATGTGTGGTAGAGTCGTCCATCCAGACAGCGTTTGATGCCATCATTCCGCTTCAGGTAGAAACTCTCTTTGGCTGGGACTCGATTGGAGCTGGACTCATCTTCCTGCCATTCATCATACCAACCTTCCTCAGCCCCGTAGCTGGATCGTTGGGGGACCGATACGGGGCAAAGTGGTTGACCACGTTtggcttcttcctctccacTCCGTTTCTCATCTGCTTGCGCTTCGTGTCGGAGAACACGATACAGCACAAGGTGATGCTTTGCGGACTCTTGTTTGGCATCGGACTTGGAATAACTTGCACCATGGGACCTCTAATGGCAGAGATCAGCTGGTCAATGAAGGACAACAGGAAAGAGTCGCAGTTGGAGCGGGAGCCAATTGCACTTGCGTACGCGCTGTACAACGTCGCGTATGCCGTTGGCTGCATGGTCGGCCCGCTCCTGGGAGGGTTCATCAGGGATCAACACGGCTGGCCCACGGTAGGATGGGCCCTGGCCATTCTGACGTCCTTCACGGGTGTCACTCAGCTGCTGTGGATAGGGGGACCGCTGAAGCTGCGTAGCCAAAGGCTGGCACCGACAGCCGAGGCCTTGTGA